The nucleotide window TAGTATCCAGCGTTACCGTAACCTTGGATGGCTATTGTCTTACCCTTAAGGGTGTCCCATCCAAGAGCCTTTGCGGCTTCCCTAACGGTGTAGCTTGCACCTCTAGCTGTGGCGTCCATTCTTGCTACGATACCACCAACGCTTGGTGGCTTACCGGTTATAATACCGAAGGATGGGTCTCTTCTTCTTGAGATTGTTTCATATTCGTCCATCATCCATGCCATGATCTGTGGGTTAGTGTAAACGTCTGGAGCTGGAATATCGGTGTATGGGCTTATAACATCATAGACAGCTCTTACATATCCTCTAGCAAGTCTCTCCTTCTCTCTGTCGCTCATTTCCTTTGGATTACAGATGACACCACCCTTACCTCCACCATATGGGAGGTCAAGAACAGCTGTCTTCCAGGTCATCCAAGCAGCCAGAGCCTTAACGGTGCTGAGTGTTTCTTCAGGGTGCCATCTAATACCACCCTTTGTTGGACCGCGAGCCCAGTTGTATTGGACTCTAAATCCTGTGAAAACTTTTACAGAACCGTCATCCATCTCGACTGGAATGCTGACCTCAACAATTCTTTGTGGCCTCTTTAAAAACTCAAGGGCCTCTTCACTTATGTCCATATATTGGGCAGCTCTTTCAAGCTGCTTAACGGCAATTTCAAATGGGTCTTGCTCAACCATGTTCATCCCTCCAATTTAGGTGATTGGCGATACAAATTTGAGCAATAGCCTATATAAACTTTTCGCCGAAAGTGGTTAGAGAACCGATATTTTTAAACAAAAGGTTATGTACATACATTTTCCTATAAATAAAAAACATCTAAAAAAGTTTTCTGATGGAGGAGCTCCCAGAGGCTTTTTTTAGCATACATCAATGCCTAAAAAAGTGTATTGACGTATGGAAAGTTTTAACTATGTCAAAATATTTTAAAAAAGTAAAAGTGCCCTCAGCGAGAAGTCGGTCATCACCCTTCAGCTCACTCTTGTTCCAATCATCGGGACATACTTAATTAGATACTGTTAGGATAAGCTGTGGGGTGTCAGGTTTAAGTTACTGGCAATACTTCAGAAAAAGAAGGGGGAACATGAAGTCTGAAACCATTATTTACTGGGTGGTTTCAGCCTTAAAACCCTTTCGTCGCAACAAAATCCCACCAGAAAAGAAAATCAGGGGAGTAGAATTATACCTGCGAGGCCTCAGTTACCGGCAAACCGCCAGAATCCTCAAAATCAGTCACGTAACAGTCTGGGAGGCCGTCCAAAAACTCGCAGAAGCAGTTTACAAGCCAAAAATCCTCGCAGTCAAAAAACAGCGAAACTTCATCGCAGTTGACGAAACAGTAATAAAAATCAACGGAAAGAAAAGATTCCTCTGGGCTGCAATTGACGTTGAGAGCAAGGAAGTTTTGGCAGTCTGGATTACGACTGTTAGAAACTGGTGGGTTGCCAGGGATTTCATCCTGGTTGTTTTAAAGTCGTGTGAAGGGCAGCCTGTCTTTCTGGTTGACAGGGCTAGCTGGTATAAGTCTGCTTTTAAGAGTCTGGGGTTGGGTTATCTGCATGTGACTTTCGGGCCGAGGAACAGTGTTGAGCGCTGGTTTAGGACGTTGAAGGAAAGAACAAAGCGTTTCTGGAATAATTTCAGGAGTGAGGACTGGAGAAGGGTTCATAGGTTTGTTTTTCTGTTTGCCTTCTGGTACAATTTTGTCAGAATTCATTCTAGTTTTGGTGGTCCGCCTGGTGATTTTGCTGAGTGGCTTCAGGAGGTGATGCCCCAGTTATCCTAACAGTATCCTTAATTATCCCCAAATCTTTTTAAAACTAAACCTACAGCAGTGCCCATTATTTATGAAATTTTGGACAGTTGTCAAAAAACTCATGCTTACACCAGTTTTAAGTATTGCTCCCTTGACAAATGTCTAATTTCTAGGTTTTAGGTGGTTGTAAATCGCCTTTTGTCGAAATAAACTGAGAGAAAAATTTATTAATGAAGAAAAACAGATACACACTTGCCGATATTAGTACATCGGCATATTTTTTCATACAATATTACACGAGGTGAAATGAATGGAGCAAAGGGATAGGTGGGCAACCAAAATTGGTTTGATCTTAGCTATGGCAGGAAACGCAATAGGTCTCGGAAACTTCTGGAGATTCCCCTATCAGGCCGCCAAGAACGGTGGCGGTGCCTTCATGATTCCCTACTTTGTTGCACTGTTCCTCCTTGGAATACCCATCATGTGGGTAGAGTGGGTTGAGGGTAGATATGGAGGTAAGTATGGCCACGGTACGTTGGGCCCAACATTCTACTTAATGGCCAGAGAAAGCTTGAAGCCAAAGACGGCATTGATATTTGGTATGATCGGTGGTATGTTGGCATTCTCAGTTACAACATTGCTCAACAGCTATTATCTGCACATTATAGGATGGTCTGCAGCGTACACCTACTTCAGCGCAACCGGAGCATACTTTGGAAAAGACTCCGTGGAGTTCCTTATTAGCTACCCTAGTTCCCACCACCTGTGAAGTTGTATAATCTGTCCAGATTCACGGCCAGAATCGCCCCTAAAATCCTGACAGCTAACCCCCTCAAACTAACACTCCTGCTCGGCCTCAGAAGAAACTCAGAAAACTTCGAAAACAAAGTCTCAATCCTCCTGCGAAAGTCAGACAAGTACTTGTAAAACTTCTTCTCCTCCAGATTACTAACCTGATTCTCCCGCTTCACCGGCGTGTAAACAACGCCAAACTTCAGGAATTCCTCCTGAAGTTCTCTACTAACGTAACCCTTATCCAAAAACAGAAAACAGCCAGAAAACTCCTCAACAATCACCCAGAACTTTTCCCTGACAACACTCACATCATGCTTATTCGCCGGATCAACGGACAGCAAAGCCAGCAAATTTCCATCAGAGTAACAGGTCAGCTTGTACCCATAGTAAAACTTTTTTTAGAGGGAACAAACCCAACTGCGGGCTTTTCAGAGATGACTTCTGAAGAACCCTCCTTATCCTTCCTGTTTTTTCTGGCCAACTCCTTGGTCTGAATGGGCTTTGAGTCCAGTATTCTAACGTATTCTCTGGCGTGTTTTTTGAATAATTCTTCCTGCGCTAGGAGCAGGAGTTTTTCGTGCCTGTTCAAGCGTTCTGTTAGTTTGTTGTACCTGATTTTGGGGAACAGCTTCATTTCTTCGATTAGGACTCTGTAAGCGTGCTTGTAAACTCCGTTAAAGTGCAAGTGTGCTAGTATTGCGAAGGTTATTAGGTCGTAGAGGCTGATTATTTCCCTGTGAGTGTTTTTCGGGTAGTGTTTGCTGATTATCGGATAGATTTCGGATTTTATGATCAGGATTTCCTGCTGAAAGTTCATAACAACCACCAATCAACCAAAAGACTTAAGTGCTTATAACTCTAACGATCTAATGGGAACTAGGGTATTAGCTATCTCGGTAACAATACTCAAGTGTTCATCTTCTGGGGTATCTCAGTTGCACTCCTTGGTGTCGCAGTAGGACAAGGTGTTAGCAAAGGTATCGAGAGATGGGTTAAAGTAATGATGCCAGCTTTGTATGTGGCAGCTATCTTATTGGTTTTGAGATCTCTCACCCTTGGTTCACCAGTAAAACCAGAATGGAGCTCAATTAAGGGATTTGAATTCCTATGGGAGCCAAGATTTAGCGAAGTAACATGGCAATCAGCCCTTGCAGCTGCAGGACAGATATTCTTCACACTCTCCCTTGGTATGGGTATCATACAGAACTATGCCTCTTACCTCGGCCCAGAGGATGACGTTGCACTTTCAGGTTTGGCAACAGTTTCACTCAACGAGTTTGCCGAGGTTATCCTCGGTGGTTCAATTGCTATCCCAATAGCCTTCGCTTACCTTGGCCCAGAAAAGGCTATAGCAGGTGGTGTCGGTTTAGCATACATAGCTTTACCAAACGTCTTCATGAACATGCCAGCTGGACAGCTATTCGGTGCAATATGGTTCTTATTGCTCTGGTTTGCAGGATTCACATCAGCTATAGCTATGTACAATTATCTTGTCGCTCTGCTTGAGGAAGACCTCAAGATAAGCAGAAAGACCGGTGCAGTATTTGTGTTTATACTCTACTTCCTCTTGGGACTTCCAGTTGTGCTTGACCCATCAAAGAAGGCTCTTGAGCTTTACTACCTCACAGAACTTGACAACTGGGTTGGAAGCTATCTCCTCGTAGTACTTGGTCTCTTTGACATTATAGTTGCAGTATGGCTCTTCAAGCCAGACAACTTCTGGGAGGAGCTTCACAAGGGAGCATACATCAGAGTTCCAGAGTGGGTTAAGCCTATTATAATGTACATTGCCCCAATTTACACAATCATACTCCTTGGAGCCACCACAATAGACTACATCAAGGGAGGATACTTCAAGGCAGTCCCCAGCTATGTCAAATTGGCCGAATATGCCAACTGGGTCTGGTACGCAAGAATAGTGATGTTCATAATACTCATCATTGGTGCCATTGAGGCATACATGGCCATCAAGAAGAAGTACGGCGAGGAATTAGCAAAGAACGAGGTAATAATAAAGCTCTGAGGTGGTGAAAAATGAAAGCAAGTGCTTTGGCATTTATGGCCCTTGCATGGGGCGTAATATTAATCTGGATGTACTTGGCAGTGGGCAAGTTGCTCAAGGCAGGGCAAAAATCTTAAAGCCCTTTTCTTTTCTTTATAATATTTAGAGGAGGTGTTCTTTGTGAAAAGTCCAGAGCTTCTTAGGGAAACTGCAAAGGTTTTAGAAGAGACCGAGGAAAGAATTAAAAGTTTAACTTCCCTCTCACCAAGGAAGAAGCAAAGTGCTCTAAACAAAATAAGGGAGGCAAAAGAGAATTTTAAAAAAATGGCTGATGAAGTTGTTATTGATAACGAAGAGCTTGCTAACTTTTTCTTAAAGCGAGCTGTTAAGCTAAAGAACTCTACAAACGACAAGACCATAGAGCGATTAGGGGAGAAAGAGTACATGAAGAGCGTCGAGGCGATGTTTAAATATTCCAAGGCCGCGCCGTATGATTTTGCGGGGTATATGAAATATGTAAACAGAGCTTACAAAGCATACGTGTGGGGTATGATAAGCTTTTTTGTTGTAACCGCGTTCTTGCCGGTGGAATTTAAAATAACTTCCCTCATATTGTTGATTCCGATATTGCTTTCTCTCCTGAGTTTAAGGAAGAGGGGATATACGGGACTTATGCTGGCTTTTGCGGCAACTCCAATTCCGCTAATAACGGGCGCCCTTGCAGTGAGGGCTTATTTAGATGTGTTCATAAGCCCCAGTGGACTTCAAGAAGCCGCTCAAGGATTGGGAGTATCTCCAACTACTGCCCAAATCGTCGCTGGAGTAATGGTGCTCTTTGGAATTGCCGAGCTGTTGCTGTTGAGCTACGCTATCTACATGTTTTACAAGCACAGGCACGCATTCCTCTGAAAAGAAAATTAAAATTTAGCTCTCAATAGAGAGCTTCGTTTCCTTTTTCTCCCGTCCTTACTCTTATCGCTTCATAGACAGGCAGAATGAATATCTTGCCATCCCCGGGTATGCCTCGTCTCGCATTTTGAATTATTGTACTAACGACTTTTTCAACATCCTCATCTTTAACAACTATCTCAATCTTCATCTTCGGCATGAGCTCATAAGGTGGTACTCCTCCCTGCACACCCCTGCCCTTGACGGGATAAGCAGTCATGGGCACTATCCCCATTTGCTTCAAAGCCTTTTGAACTCTATCAAAATCCTCTTCCCTAACAACAGCTTCAATTTTTCTCATAAGTTCCACCAAATATAATTAGGAAAGAAAAGAAGATAAACTTTTCTAACCAAGGTATTTCAAAGCCCTTTCAAGTCTCTTCTTTGGAATTCTGGTTTCTTTTGCCAGTTTCACTAAATCGGCATTTTTAAGGTCTTCAATGTTTTTAATTCCAGCTTTCTTTAGCTTTTCAACGGTCTTTGGGCCTATACCCTTTATAGCCAGAAGCTTTTTCTCGAATTCTTTTTCTTCCTTTGTTATCTCTTCAAGCTCAAGCTGACGTTTGGCTTTACTGCTCTCCCACCTTTCCTCCAAGTTCTGAGCACTTGCAACGCTTATGCTTTCCCCTTTCTCCTCTTCCTCTACGGGAATTTCTGGCGGCTCAATGTGATCGGGAACACTTGGAGGCTCCTCACTCACGTAAACCTCGATGTTTATTGGGTGGAATGGATTGTCAATCTCCTCCACCTCTTCTAAGAATTCCCTTTCTTTGAATTCACTGCCTTTGAAGTACTCTTCTAGAGCGTTTGCCAAGCGGTGGAAGTAGTTTGTGTGCTCCAAAAGACGTTTTTTCCCATATTCCTTTGCTTGACCCGTGGTTATGAGGAATGGCCAATCACTGCTCTCAATAAGCAAAAGCTCCCTTCCAAGCTGTTCTAGAACTCTATCGCCAAACTCGTCCTCATGGAGATATTTACTTGCAAGGGCAACCATCCTTCTCTCTGCAAGATGTATATGCTCCCACATCCACTCCACTTCTGGATTCCACCATGTGTAATGAGTCCCGTACATTCCCCACGAACCCTCTGGAAGCTCTATCTCATACCTCTCCCCCTGATAGTTCTCAAGGAACCTTGATATCGTTGTGCTCTCTATGCCCTCCTTTTCCATAAGCTCCAGTACCCTCCCAAGCCATTTAACACCCTCAAACCACCAGTGACCAAAGAGTTCCGTATCGTAAGGCGCAACAACTATGCCTTTTTCTCCGTATTCTCTCTCATATTCTTCCAGGAGAGACTTAACTAAGCTTACAAAGTGTCTTGCATGTTCTTCAACCCTTTCTAAAGCCTTTTCTGGAACGTAGGGTTCTTTCCCCCCAAGGTCGACTTCTTTGGATGTAACCCTCCAGTACTGTCCTCCACTCTTTTCTGCTTTTTTGTGGAACTCCCTATACCAGAAATCCCCTGGATACCCTATATCCGCACTCCAAACTTGGAGCCCAGTTTCCCTGTTCCTCGCGAACACAGCTATGTTCGTTCCCTTTATGAAGTAAGGTCTCAGCGTGGACTTCTTGGTCTTTGCAGGGAGGATTTTCCCATAACCAAAGCTTGCTGGACCTTCATCTATCAGGTGGCTTTCAACAAAGAAAAACTCCAATCCGTACTTTTCTAAGAACTTTTCAATACCTTTTCTCCACAACACTTCTCCGCTGCTTGGGCTTTGCCAAAGCCCCTCTGGCCTGTAAGCACACTCTGGAAGCCATATACCCTTTGGCTTCCTTCCAAAATATTTTTCGTAGGTGAAAATTCCATTGACAATCTGTCCTTCAATTGCTTCATCCCTCTCTAAAAGGGGTAGATAGCCGTGGGTCGCTCCAGATGTTATTATCTCTATGTACCCTTCGTCTTGGAGCTGTTTGAGAACCCCAAGTATATCTCCGTTTATGCTCTTCCAGTACTCATAGACTCTAGTGAAGTAATCAAGCATGTAAGAAATTGCACGTTTAAGCTTTTCATCCTCGTATTTTTCCAAGTCCTCACGCATGGCTTTGAGTTTTCTCTCCATGTATTCCTCAAATCCCCTCTTTATGTATTCATCTGCAAGCTGTTCGGCTAATATCGGTGTGACACCTATTACCAGATGAAACTTTACCCCTTTTTTCTTGAGCCTCTCAAACTCCATCAAAAGAGGTATGTAAGTCTCAGAGATAGCCTCAAAGATCCACTCCTCGCCAAAAGGCCATTTGCCATGTTTCCTTACATAGGGAATATGGGTGTGTAGCACAAACGTAAAATATCCTCTGACCATAAAATACCACCTCTATGCTGCAATTCTGTAGAACTTTATTAACTTTTGAGTATTTAACGATTTCGGAATGGAAATTCCTTTTATGGTTTAAAAATGGTTCATAACGATGAAATACTTGAGAATGTAGAGAATGTACAAGCACCGCTATAATTTAAAAGCATTTGGAACAACTTTCCCTAGGTGGGAAGAGTGAAGCAGGAAATGAGCAGTGTCGACATCAAATACATAGTAGAGGAGCTGAAGTCCTTGGAAGGGGCGAGGGTTGACAAAATATACCATGATGGAGATCAAATTAGAATAAAACTCCACGTAGCGGGAGAAGGGAGAAAAGATCTTATTATTGAGGCGGGGAGAAGGATTCATCTAACAACCTATATAAAAGAAGCCCCCCAACAGCCCTCTTCGTTCACAATGCTTCTCAGAAAATACCTGAGCGGCTCAAGGCTCGAAAAGATAGAACAGCACGATTTCGACAGAATAGTAAAGCTCAAGATAGGGGAATACACACTAATAGCCGAGCTCTTTAAAAGAGGTAATATCATCCTCGTTGATAAAGACAACGTTATAGTCTCCGCCCTAAGGTACGAAGAGTTTAAGGACAGGGTGATAAAGCCAAAACACGAGTACAAGCTTCCCCCCGCGAGAGAAAATCCCATTGATATTTCCTGGGAGAAGTTTAAGGAACTCATATCATCTCAAGAAGTTGAGATAGTCAGGGCTCTGGCGAGAAACCTCAATATGGGAGGGCTATACGCGGAGGAGATTCTTTTAAGGGCTGGGGTGAAAAAAACTAAAAAAGCCAGTGAACTGAGTGAAGACGAGCTCAGGGTGGTCTTTGACAAAATGAAAGAAGTTTTTAACTCCCCGAAGAAGCCAAACATAGTATATAAAGACTCTGCACCCATAGATGTCCTTCCAATCGAGCTCAAGTGGTATGAAGGCTATGAGAAAAAATTCTTCGAGACTTTCAGCGAGGCTTTAGATGAGTATTTTGGAAAAATCCTCATTGAGAGTGCAAAAATTGAGAGAACCAAAAAGCTTCAGGACAAGAAAAGAGGGTTAGAGGTTACTCTTAGAAAGCAAGGGGAAATGATAAAAGGTTTTGAAAGGCAAATGCAGGAAAATCAGGAGATCGGCGACTTAATCTACGCAAACTTCACCTTTGTGGAAAACCTCCTCAAGGAGCTTTCAAAGGCAGTTGAAAAGCTTGGGTGGGAGGAATTCAAGAAAAGAATAGAAGAAGGTAGAAAATCGGGCAATAAAGTAGCTCAGATGATAAAAGGCGTAGATCCAAAAGAGAAGGCCGTAACGGTCGAACTCGAAGGTAAAAAGGTAAAGCTCTACCTCAACAAGAGCATAGGAGAAAACGCCGAGATATACTATGAAAAGGCCAAAAAAGCCAAGCATAAACTTGAAGGGGCCAGAAAAGCTCATGAAGACACCCTGAGGAAAATAGAGGAGATAGAGAAGCTCATAGAAGAGGAAGAGAAGAAAGAGCTTAATGTGAAAAAGCTTGAAAAACGTAAGAAAAAGTGGTTTGAAAAGTTCAGGTGGTTCATAAGCAGTGAGGGCTTTTTGGTGATAGGAGGAAAAGATGCCACAACGAACGAAATAGTCGTAAAGAAGCATATGAGTGAGAACGACCTCTACTGCCATGCTGACATCTACGGGGCCCCACACGTGGTAATAAAAGATGGCAAGAAGGCCGGTGAGAAAACGATATTTGAAGCCTGTCAGTTCGCAGTTTCCATGTCAAGGGCATGGAAAGATGGAATATACTCCGGAGACGCTTACTGGGCAGATCCGAGCCAAGTGACAAAAAAAGCTCCAAGTGGAGAATACCTGGGCAAAGGAGCCTTCATGGTTTATGGAAAGAGAAACTGGATGCATGGACTGCCCGTAAAGCTCGCCATTGGAATAGTGGGGTATGAAGGAGAGAAGCTCCCAATGTGTGGGCCTGTTGATGCCGTTAGGGCTCATACAGATAAGTACATCATTATCCGCCCGGGAAGAACAAAAAAGAGCGAACTTGCCAAAAAAATAGCTAAAATTTTCGAGAAGTGGGGATATAAAGTGGATCTTGACGACTTAATGCAAATCCTACCGCCCGGAAACGGTGAGATTGTGGAGGTGGTCGAATGATAAACCTCTATGCAATAGCCCAGAGAGAACTTGCAAAGGATTTGCTCTTCGAGGTTGACGATGAAGTAGTGACGTTCTCTGTAAAGGGGGTTATGATAGCAAAGACGAACTCAAAGGGATATAATTTTTCTTTTGTTGAGATTACAGACAATGAGTTTGTGCTGGCAGTTCAGATGAGAGGGTATGTGATTTATCTCGGCTTAGAGAGCGACGAAATACTTGACGAGGATGCTTATCCAGAGCTTGTGAGGGCGTTGATAAACCACCTCTTGCCTGCCCTTCATACCCTTGTCAAAGAGGCCGAGAAGAGCTATAATGGAAAAGCAGATCTGCTTTTAGACGACAATATGAGCCCTGAAATGAAGGAATTCTTTTATGAGCTGCTCTTAAAACACAAAAAGGGATTGCCAACGCACGAGCAGGTCGACGTTGCGTAGCAAAGGTTTTAAAGAATTCATCATAGGGACGAACCATGAGAAAAACCAAATACTACTCATATGTGGTTGGAGAACTCCCAAAGGGATGCCAGCTGTGCGTTCAGGGGGCGAAGCTGGTACTCTTTACGACTGGGGTTTGCCCCAGAGATTGTTTCTACTGCCCCCTCAGCCCTTGGAGAAGAGGAGATGTCAGCTATGCAAACGAGAGACCAATAAAAAGCATAGATGATATAATAGAAGAGGCCAAAATCCAGGAGGCTTTGGGTGCGGGAGTTACTGGAGGAGATCCCCTTTCAAGGATAGATAGGACTGTGGAATATATAAAAGTCCTAAAAGAGAACTTTGGAGAGAAGTTTCACATCCACCTTTACACTACCGGAGCATTAGCCACAAGAGAGAACCTTGAAAAGCTTTACTCAGCAGGTTTGGATGAAATACGCTTCCATCCGGATATTTTTAATCCCAACTCAAAGCTTCTCCAGAAAGAGCTTGAGAACATAAAGAATGCTTTTGATTTTGATTGGGATGTTGGCGGAGAAGTTCCGAGCGTTCCTGGGCAGGAAGAGAGGATTAAGTGGTTTGCTGAGTTTTTAGATGCCCGTGGAGCAAAGTTCCTCAATATAAATGAGCTTGAGTTCAGTGAGACCAATCTGGATGCACTCCTCTCAAGAGGACTTAGAACCGTTAGCAACGAAAGTTCAGCGATAGCGGGAAGC belongs to Thermococcus bergensis and includes:
- a CDS encoding IS982 family transposase (programmed frameshift); amino-acid sequence: MVVMNFQQEILIIKSEIYPIISKHYPKNTHREIISLYDLITFAILAHLHFNGVYKHAYRVLIEEMKLFPKIRYNKLTERLNRHEKLLLLAQEELFKKHAREYVRILDSKPIQTKELARKNRKDKEGSSEVISEKPAVGFVPSKKKFYYGYKLTCYSDGNLLALLSVDPANKHDVSVVREKFWVIVEEFSGCFLFLDKGYVSRELQEEFLKFGVVYTPVKRENQVSNLEEKKFYKYLSDFRRRIETLFSKFSEFLLRPSRSVSLRGLAVRILGAILAVNLDRLYNFTGGGN
- a CDS encoding IS6 family transposase, coding for MKSETIIYWVVSALKPFRRNKIPPEKKIRGVELYLRGLSYRQTARILKISHVTVWEAVQKLAEAVYKPKILAVKKQRNFIAVDETVIKINGKKRFLWAAIDVESKEVLAVWITTVRNWWVARDFILVVLKSCEGQPVFLVDRASWYKSAFKSLGLGYLHVTFGPRNSVERWFRTLKERTKRFWNNFRSEDWRRVHRFVFLFAFWYNFVRIHSSFGGPPGDFAEWLQEVMPQLS
- the rqcH gene encoding ribosome rescue protein RqcH, with the protein product MKQEMSSVDIKYIVEELKSLEGARVDKIYHDGDQIRIKLHVAGEGRKDLIIEAGRRIHLTTYIKEAPQQPSSFTMLLRKYLSGSRLEKIEQHDFDRIVKLKIGEYTLIAELFKRGNIILVDKDNVIVSALRYEEFKDRVIKPKHEYKLPPARENPIDISWEKFKELISSQEVEIVRALARNLNMGGLYAEEILLRAGVKKTKKASELSEDELRVVFDKMKEVFNSPKKPNIVYKDSAPIDVLPIELKWYEGYEKKFFETFSEALDEYFGKILIESAKIERTKKLQDKKRGLEVTLRKQGEMIKGFERQMQENQEIGDLIYANFTFVENLLKELSKAVEKLGWEEFKKRIEEGRKSGNKVAQMIKGVDPKEKAVTVELEGKKVKLYLNKSIGENAEIYYEKAKKAKHKLEGARKAHEDTLRKIEEIEKLIEEEEKKELNVKKLEKRKKKWFEKFRWFISSEGFLVIGGKDATTNEIVVKKHMSENDLYCHADIYGAPHVVIKDGKKAGEKTIFEACQFAVSMSRAWKDGIYSGDAYWADPSQVTKKAPSGEYLGKGAFMVYGKRNWMHGLPVKLAIGIVGYEGEKLPMCGPVDAVRAHTDKYIIIRPGRTKKSELAKKIAKIFEKWGYKVDLDDLMQILPPGNGEIVEVVE
- a CDS encoding alpha-glucosidase, with translation MKSPELLRETAKVLEETEERIKSLTSLSPRKKQSALNKIREAKENFKKMADEVVIDNEELANFFLKRAVKLKNSTNDKTIERLGEKEYMKSVEAMFKYSKAAPYDFAGYMKYVNRAYKAYVWGMISFFVVTAFLPVEFKITSLILLIPILLSLLSLRKRGYTGLMLAFAATPIPLITGALAVRAYLDVFISPSGLQEAAQGLGVSPTTAQIVAGVMVLFGIAELLLLSYAIYMFYKHRHAFL
- a CDS encoding P-II family nitrogen regulator, with protein sequence MRKIEAVVREEDFDRVQKALKQMGIVPMTAYPVKGRGVQGGVPPYELMPKMKIEIVVKDEDVEKVVSTIIQNARRGIPGDGKIFILPVYEAIRVRTGEKGNEALY
- a CDS encoding 1,4-alpha-glucan branching protein; translation: MVRGYFTFVLHTHIPYVRKHGKWPFGEEWIFEAISETYIPLLMEFERLKKKGVKFHLVIGVTPILAEQLADEYIKRGFEEYMERKLKAMREDLEKYEDEKLKRAISYMLDYFTRVYEYWKSINGDILGVLKQLQDEGYIEIITSGATHGYLPLLERDEAIEGQIVNGIFTYEKYFGRKPKGIWLPECAYRPEGLWQSPSSGEVLWRKGIEKFLEKYGLEFFFVESHLIDEGPASFGYGKILPAKTKKSTLRPYFIKGTNIAVFARNRETGLQVWSADIGYPGDFWYREFHKKAEKSGGQYWRVTSKEVDLGGKEPYVPEKALERVEEHARHFVSLVKSLLEEYEREYGEKGIVVAPYDTELFGHWWFEGVKWLGRVLELMEKEGIESTTISRFLENYQGERYEIELPEGSWGMYGTHYTWWNPEVEWMWEHIHLAERRMVALASKYLHEDEFGDRVLEQLGRELLLIESSDWPFLITTGQAKEYGKKRLLEHTNYFHRLANALEEYFKGSEFKEREFLEEVEEIDNPFHPINIEVYVSEEPPSVPDHIEPPEIPVEEEEKGESISVASAQNLEERWESSKAKRQLELEEITKEEKEFEKKLLAIKGIGPKTVEKLKKAGIKNIEDLKNADLVKLAKETRIPKKRLERALKYLG
- a CDS encoding radical SAM protein, producing the protein MRKTKYYSYVVGELPKGCQLCVQGAKLVLFTTGVCPRDCFYCPLSPWRRGDVSYANERPIKSIDDIIEEAKIQEALGAGVTGGDPLSRIDRTVEYIKVLKENFGEKFHIHLYTTGALATRENLEKLYSAGLDEIRFHPDIFNPNSKLLQKELENIKNAFDFDWDVGGEVPSVPGQEERIKWFAEFLDARGAKFLNINELEFSETNLDALLSRGLRTVSNESSAIAGSLELGLKLLKWGEENTSLNYHLCTAKLKDAVQLRNRLKRMAKNVAKSYMEITEEGTLRFGIAVYDDLMELYTLLVEEAGVPEEWLYINTKKRRIEMPIEVAEELADAIEGDVKFYIVEEYPTWDRIEVERIPLP
- the gdhA gene encoding glutamate dehydrogenase, which gives rise to MVEQDPFEIAVKQLERAAQYMDISEEALEFLKRPQRIVEVSIPVEMDDGSVKVFTGFRVQYNWARGPTKGGIRWHPEETLSTVKALAAWMTWKTAVLDLPYGGGKGGVICNPKEMSDREKERLARGYVRAVYDVISPYTDIPAPDVYTNPQIMAWMMDEYETISRRRDPSFGIITGKPPSVGGIVARMDATARGASYTVREAAKALGWDTLKGKTIAIQGYGNAGYYMAKIMSEEYGMKVVAVSDSKGGIYNPDGLNADEVLEWKKKTGSVKDFPGATTITNEELLELEVDVLAPSAIEEVITKKNADNIKAKIVAELANGPTTPEADEILYEKGILIIPDFLCNAGGVTVSYFEWVQNITGDYWDTETTRAKLDKKMSKAFWDVYNTHKEKNINMRDAAYVLAVSRVYQAMKDRGWVKK